The DNA window TGGCGTTCTTCGTCGCCGAGAAGCTGGCGACGATAGATCGCGTGCAGAGCACTGCCACCCACTTCCTGCTCAAGACCTACAAGCAGGACGGCGATACGTTTGAACAGCCTCCTCCGGACCGTCGCTTGGCCGTTGCACCGTAGGCCGGCTGCAGGCATCCAGCAGCCGGCCGCCCTGATGCCCTGACGCCCCGTCGCCAGGATCGCCCCGGCGGCGGGAGTCGTCGGGGCGCCGGACTCCCTACGGTACAATCACAAGCGAGGTTTCCTGAGAAATGCCGAACATATCACGCAGAGTACAATCCGTGCCCCCGTCGGGCATACGCAAGTTCTTCGACATCGTGCTCACGATGGAGGACGTCATCTCCCTCGGCGTCGGTGAGCCGGATTTCGTGACACCCTGGCGCATCCGCGAGGCCTGCATCTACTCGCTGGAGAAGGGCTACACGACCTACACATCCAACTACGGCCTGATCGAGCTTCGCGAGGCCGTCGCGGATCATCTGGAAGATCGTTACGGAGTCAGGTACGATCCGACATCCCAGGTGCTGATCACCGTCGGCGTCAGCGAGGCGATTGACCTCGCCCTTCGCGCGATCCTGGAACCCGACGAGGAGGTCCTCGTCCCCGAGCCGTCGTTCGTCGCATACAAGCCGTGCGTGACGTTCGCCGGCGGCACGCCGGTTGCCGTCCCTACCACTGTTGAGAGTGGTTTCGCGCCGACCCCCGAGCAGATCGAGGCCGCGATCACTCCGCGCACGAAAGCGATCCTTCTCAGCTTCCCCAGCAATCCCACCGGTGCGGTCATGTCCCGCGAGGATATGCAGGCCGTGATGGATATCGCCGCCGCCCGCGACCTCTTCGTGATCTCGGACGAGATATACGATCAACTGGTCTACGGGGTCTGCCATACATGCGTCGCCTCGCTCGACGGCGCGTATGAGAGGACAATCCTGCTGAATGGCTTCTCGAAAGCATACGCCATGACCGGATGGCGCATCGGGTATGCCTGCTGTGCCCCGGACGTGCTGGATGCAATGATGAAGATCCACCAGTACATCATGATGTGCGCTCCGATCACCGCGCAGATGGCGGCGCTCGAGGCGCTTACAAACGGCAGTTCCGATACCCGGGACATGCTCCGAGAGTACGACCGCCGACGCCGGGTCATCACTGCCGGCATGAACAAGATCGGACTCGACTGCTTCGAGCCGAAGGGGGCGTTCTACGTGTTCCCGTCCGTTCGACGAACCGGCATGACTTCCGAGGATTTCGCCGAGCGCCTGCTTCACGAAGAGCGGGTCGCGGTCGTGCCGGGCAGCGCGTTCGGCGACTGCGGAGAGGGTCACGTGCGCTGCTCGTATGCTACCAGCCTTCAGAACATCCAGCAGGCCCTCGAGCGGACCGCCCGTTTCATGAGCAATCTCTAGCGGTCCCCCTGGACAAAGGACACCGGCCTCATGCTCGAGGTGCCTGTTCCAGTCAGCAGTCGGACGTGTAACAATTGTCGTCTTGCCTTCGTATATGCTCGCTGAAAGGACTAGGTCAAATGCCTCGATTACGCCTGTTCATCGTCGTTCTGATGATCGCCCTCTCTGCGTCGGCTTTGGCGGCGGACCGCATCACCTGCATGACCACGTGGGACGCATTCTACCTATACGCCGCCGTGCAGGTTCAGGATCCGGATGTCCGCAGCGAGAATACGAAGCACATGTCGAATCCGTGGGAGGACGATGCCGTCGAAATATTCCTCGAAACGGACGACAAGCGCGCCGCCGACCGAAGCCCTAACACGTTTCAGATGTCGATCAGCGCCGGCGGTGGTTCGAGCTGGATCGTCGGGCAGGACGGCACGCCCACTCCCAAGCCGATCTACAGCTTCAAGTTCGCGAGGAAGGTCCAGGGTACTCTGAACAAGCCGAACGACAAGGATATCGGCTACACGATCGAGCTTGCCATCCCCTGGAAAGAGGTCGGCGCCCCTCCGGAGCCCGGCGACGTAATGGGGTTCAACCTGGTCTGCCGCATGAAGGGCGATCGGCTGGGTTTCGTGAGTTTCTCGCCGGAGGTGAAGACGGAGGAAGATATCCAGGTGCCGGCGAAGTGGTCGCGCATCAAGTTCACCAACTCGCCCACGATCATCGCCATCCAGGACGGCGCGGTCGTCAGCCGCAAGGTGGTGAGTCGCGCTCCGGTGATTGACGGCGTCCTCAGCGCGAGGGAGTGGAACACGGACCTCAGCTTCCAGATGACCAAGCCTGCTCCGGTGCCGCTCCCGCCCGAAAAGCAGAAGTACGCGATGGAGAAGCTCTCCCTTACTCACTACTTCTACTGGTACCAGGGGGACGCGCGAAAGGATGCGCCGTTCGGGCACGTCGTCTACAGCGACGGCAGCAGCGAACTCACCAACCAGCCAATCAAGGGCGCGGGCCCGTGGTTCTCGTTCGACCAGGTCCAGTGGCACAAGGACGAACTCGCCGACGTGCGCGAGGCCAACATTGACGTTGTGATCCCGGTCTACTGGGGTTCGGCTGACAACAAGCGGGCGTTCGCCACCAAAGGCCTCGACTGCATGGTACAGGCGCTCAAGGAACTCAAGGCCGAGGGCCGGGACTACCCGCTGGTCGGCATGTTCTTCGACACCACCTCAATGAACTCGCAGTACGGCGGCAAGCCCGATCTGCGCGGCGACGAGGTCAAGCAGACCTTCTACGGCATGATCAAGGACTTCTTCCTGCACGTGCCGGACGAGTTCCGCGCGGCGTTCCAGCTTCCGCCGGAGAAGGGCGGGGGATCGGCGAACATCGTCGTCCTCTACACGGCCTCGTGGTTCAGCGACCTCGATCCGAGCTTCGTCGAATACTGCAACAGCCGTTACGCCGAGGATTTCGGCGGGAAACTCGTGTGGGTTGGATCGTCGGACTACCGACCGAAGGCGGAGGTCATGGACGGCTATTCGGACTATGCGGCGGGCCTCGGCCTGAAGTACGATGACACCGGCTGGATTGACATTGCCGGGGTCGGTGCCGGCTACGATGATTCCGCCGTGCGCGGTCGTAACTCCCAGATCCGAAGTCGCATGTTCGGCGACACGTATCGCAGGGACTGGGATTCGCTGTCCGCAGAGTCGCCGAACTGGGTTATCGTGGACGGATGGAACGAGCTTCACGAGGGCAGCGACATCTGTGCCAGCCGCCAGTACGGCATCCGGTACATCAGCCTCACCAAGATCAACATGCTGCGCTTCAACGGCATGAGGCCGTACGATGCCAAGTTCATCAAACACGATGTTCCGGCCGTCATGTATCCCGGCGCGATCCATCAGGTGAAGCTGACCATGAGAAACGCCGGGACCCGACCGTGGAACCCGGGCGACGGCGTATTCATAGCCTCGCGCTGGTACAAGGACGGCAGGCTCTTCGCCGACTCGGGTATCCGCGTGCCTCTCCAGGAACTCGTCCCGGCCGGCAGGAGCATCGAGAAGACCGTCGGCATCATGGTGGTTGACCAGGACCGCAAGGCTCTGGAGGAAGGCGATTACGAGCTTCGCGTGGAGCTTGTCCGGGGCGCCGACCAGTGGTTTACGGACGCGGGCGACTCGCCGCTGACCGTCCCGGTCAAGGTCTCCCTGACCGGCCGGCCCGGGTTCACTCTGGTTGGATCGGATGCCCCGACGCTGATGAAGTCCGGCGCCTCATACTCCGTCGCCCTCAGTATCCGCAACGACGGCCCTACGGCCTGGCCGTCCGGCGCGAGGGTCGCATATCGCTGGCAGAGAGCATCGGTCCACCTCGGGGCAGATTCAGATGACCGGATAGAGGTGATCGCCTCGAACGAGTTAGCCGCCTCGATTCCTGCTGAGGTCCTGCCGGGACGGATCGTGGAGGTCACCGTGCCCGTGGCGGTCGTCGGTAGTGACGGCGCGCCGCTTCCGGCTCGGACTCAGCAGGATCTCTGGGGCTATCGGCTCAAGTGGGACGTGCACGATGGTGCAGAGTGGCTCGCCTCGTCGGCGGTCGGACAGACCTCTGAGGCGGTCGCTGTCACGCCGGACGATCTCGGTCCGAGGTTCGTCGAGAGCGACACGCCCGAGGAGATGAACGCGGGCAGGAAGTATACGGTCCTGCTCACGGTGCGGAATACCGGCCCCGATGCCTGGGACAAGGCCGCTTGCGCGGTCGGGTATCACTGGTACTACCTCGACGGCACGGAAGCGGTCTGGGACGGCAGCCGTTCGCAGTTGCCGGGCGCGGTCCGCTCCGGCGAGCAGGCTATCGTCAAAGCCCAGGTCACCGCGCCGCCATACGACGGGCAGTACTACCTGGTCTGGGACTTGCTGAGCGGCGACAAGTACGCCTCGACGGCCGCGAATACGCGCGGCGGGAACACGCTCATCCTTCCCGTGAACGTCACAAAGGGCAGGCTCGCGGCGCAGGATCTGACCAAGGCCTTCGATGCGGACGTAATCAGTTGGGATACCGACCGGAGGAACGGCGATCTTGATGCGGGGCTGACGTTTCCTGCGGAGTTCATGCCGCCGCAGGTGCTGATGAAGACCTTCGACGGCGCGCTCTGGTCGAGCGGCCTGTGGAGCGCCCGGCACGGGTCCGGCCTCGAGTCGTCGCGGCGGATTTCGTTCAGGTATCCGCCCAAGCTCGACGGGGCGAACAACGCGGTCACGTGCACGGGCCAGACGTTGGCTCTCAAGTCCGGGAAGTATTCGACGGTACATATCCTGGCTGCGGCGGCTCAGGACGTATCGGCGGATTTCGGACTCTCTTACGGATCGAAGACGGCTTCCGTGCCGGTCAAGTTCAGCTCGTGGGAGGCGCCGCCGAAGTTCGGAGAGCGCGTCGGGTTCGCCTGCCTTCACCGCCATTCGCCCGAGGGCGACCAGCGCGGTCAGGCGTGTTACCTGAACCACTACGAGATCCGGGCCGACGCATCCTCCGACCTGACGGCGATCCGCCTGCCGAACACCCCGGGTCTCAAGATCCTCGCGATTACGCTCGAGAAGCCTCAGTGACCGGTTGCCGGCCTGTCGTTACTCTCAGGTCGCGACAAGCAGACTGAAAGACGTTAGGGCAGGAGTTGTACTCCTGCCCCTCCAGATAGTGCGATCGAACTCCATCCCGTTCTTCCCCCGTCCGCAGTCCATGGCCCTCAAAAAATGGCGGGAGGACACAGACTCCCGTGGGTGAGAGAAGACGATGTCCGCCCGCCTTTGATATGAAATTCCGGGTATTTCCAGCGCAAGGGGAGCACGGTATACCGGATACCCGGATCGGATTGTCAATGTCCCGTCCCGCATTCCCGGGGCTCTAGAACCACCCCAGGTCCAGAGACTCGCCGAGACCCTGTATTACGTCGTCCGTCAGGTTGTTGTTGAACTCTTGCCACCTGGCGCTCGACCACACCTCCACGCGCGTGCCCAGCCCGACCACCCAGATGTCCCCGTCAATCCCGGCGTAGTTCCGCAGAGGCTCGGGTATGCCGATGCGGCCCTGACCGTCCGGCGTGCACTCGACCGCCGAGCCGAGGAAGTACCTCTCGAGCTTCAAAGCGTCGCTGTCCAGGAGTGATCGGGGTGTCAGCTTCTTCTGGAACTCGGCCCAATGCTGTTCGGCGAAGATCCACAGACAGCCGTGAAGTCCCCGGGTGAGGTAGAAACGCTCGCCCAGCCTCGCCCGGAACTTGGCGGGGATGACCGTTCGCCCCTTATTGTCAACGGAGTGAAAGTATGCTCCCGAGAACACCGAAATACCCCT is part of the Armatimonadota bacterium genome and encodes:
- a CDS encoding aminotransferase class I/II-fold pyridoxal phosphate-dependent enzyme — its product is MPNISRRVQSVPPSGIRKFFDIVLTMEDVISLGVGEPDFVTPWRIREACIYSLEKGYTTYTSNYGLIELREAVADHLEDRYGVRYDPTSQVLITVGVSEAIDLALRAILEPDEEVLVPEPSFVAYKPCVTFAGGTPVAVPTTVESGFAPTPEQIEAAITPRTKAILLSFPSNPTGAVMSREDMQAVMDIAAARDLFVISDEIYDQLVYGVCHTCVASLDGAYERTILLNGFSKAYAMTGWRIGYACCAPDVLDAMMKIHQYIMMCAPITAQMAALEALTNGSSDTRDMLREYDRRRRVITAGMNKIGLDCFEPKGAFYVFPSVRRTGMTSEDFAERLLHEERVAVVPGSAFGDCGEGHVRCSYATSLQNIQQALERTARFMSNL
- the mraZ gene encoding division/cell wall cluster transcriptional repressor MraZ, with the protein product MFSGAYFHSVDNKGRTVIPAKFRARLGERFYLTRGLHGCLWIFAEQHWAEFQKKLTPRSLLDSDALKLERYFLGSAVECTPDGQGRIGIPEPLRNYAGIDGDIWVVGLGTRVEVWSSARWQEFNNNLTDDVIQGLGESLDLGWF